A genomic stretch from Tachyglossus aculeatus isolate mTacAcu1 chromosome 19, mTacAcu1.pri, whole genome shotgun sequence includes:
- the PRPH2 gene encoding peripherin-2 — protein MALMKVTFDHKKRVKLAQGLWLMNWFSVIAGIVIFSLGLFLKIELRKRSEVMNNSESHFVPNSLILVGTLGCVFNALAGKICYDSLDPAKYGRWRPWLRPYLAVCFLFNVFVFLAALFCFLTRGSLEDTLAHGLKSGMKYYRDTDTPGRCFMKKTIDMLQIEFRCCGNNGFRDWFEIQWISNRYLDFGSKEVKDRIKSNVDGRYLVDGVPFSCCNPNSPRPCIQYQITNNSAHYSYDYQTEELNLWGRGCREALLYYYSGMMNSMGVVVLLVWSFEVSVMVGLRYLHTSLESIADPEDPECKSEGWLLEQSIQDTCRAILESVKRLGKGNQVEADPPGDEDGSKGPAVATVS, from the exons ATGGCGTTAATGAAAGTCACGTTTGATCACAAAAAGCGGGTCAAATTAGCCCAGGGGCTTTGGCTCATGAACTGGTTTTCAGTGATCGCGGGGATCGTCATCTTCAGCTTAGGACTCTTCCTCAAGATCGAACTCAggaagagaagcgaggtgatgAACAACTCCGAAAGCCACTTTGTGCCCAATTCCTTGATCCTGGTGGGGACCCTGGGCTGCGTCTTCAACGCCCTGGCGGGAAAAATCTGCTACGACTCCCTCGACCCAGCCAAGTACGGCAGATGGAGACCGTGGCTGAGACCCTACCTGGCCGTCTGTTTCCTGTTCAACGTCTTCGTCTTCCTGGCGGCCCTCTTCTGCTTCCTCACGAGGGGCTCCCTGGAGGACACCTTGGCCCACGGGCTCAAGAGCGGGATGAAATACTACCGAGACACCGACACGCCGGGCCGCTGCTTCATGAAGAAGACCATCGACATGCTGCAGATCGagttcaggtgctgtgggaacaACGGCTTCCGAGACTGGTTTGAGATCCAGTGGATCAGCAACAGATACCTGGATTTCGGCTCCAAAGAAGTGAAAGA TCGTATTAAGAGCAACGTGGATGGGCGGTACCTGGTGGACGGGGTCCCCTTTAGCTGCTGCAACCCCAACTCCCCTCGGCCCTGCATCCAATACCAGATCACCAATAACTCGGCCCACTACAGCTACGACTATCAGACGGAGGAGTTGAACCTGTGGGGCCGGGGCTGCCGGGAGGCCCTGCTCTACTACTACAGCGGCATGATGAACTCCATGGGTGTCGTCGTCCTTCTCGTGTGGTCCTTTGAG GTGTCCGTCATGGTTGGGCTGCGCTACTTACACACGTCTCTGGAAAGCATCGCCGACCCGGAGGACCCAGAGTGCAAGAGCGAGGGCTGGCTGCTGGAGCAGAGCATCCAGGACACCTGCAGAGCCATCCTGGAAAGCGTCAAGAGGCTGGGCAAAGGCAACCAGGTGGAGGCCGACCCTCCGGGAGACGAGGACGGCAGCAAGGGGCCAGCCGTCGCCACAGTCAGCTGA
- the TBCC gene encoding tubulin-specific chaperone C, which produces MAAGPVSGAAPEPLRKREQSDAFLAAFGRERAAVERLLQREGEDEEGGPVSPQGLSEASSRLQGLRKMLTDAVLFLPAYDVRQGQESLQRLQEALARRRRELQPPKRFAFKARRKEGAPVPEPVPDKGVAPAERPQPAPAPGFSDRHGEVLERSAPELRQRDVLLSDLTDCTVRLRGNPNTLRLARARRCTVLCGPVTTSVVLEGCADCLLAVACQQLRAHDTRDTRVYLQVTSRAVVEDCSGLRLAPYAWTYPGLDDDFAGSGLDRDANNWTQVDDFNWLVQGEPSPNWSVLPEDERITQWN; this is translated from the coding sequence atggcgGCGGGTCCTGTCAGCGGCGCGGCGCCCGAGCCGCTGAGGAAGCGGGAGCAGAGCGACGCGTTCCTCGCCGCCTTCGGACGGGAGCGGGCGGCCGTGGAGCGGCTCCTGCagcgggagggggaggacgaggagggaggCCCGGTTTCCCCTCAGGGCCTGTCCGAGGCGTCGTCCCGCCTGCAGGGCCTGCGGAAGATGCTCACCGACGccgtcctcttcctcccggcctacGACGTCCGGCAGGGCCAGGAGTCGCTGCAGCGGCTGCAGGAGGCCCTGGCCCGGCGCCGCCGGGAGCTGCAGCCCCCGAAGCGCTTCGCCTTCAAGGcccggaggaaggagggggctccggtcCCGGAGCCGGTCCCCGACAAGGGGGTCGCCCCCGCCGAGCGGCCccagcccgccccggcccccggttTCAGCGACCGGCACGGGGAGGTGCTGGAGCGGTCGGCGCCCGAGCTGCGGCAGCGGGACGTGCTGCTCAGCGACCTCACCGACTGCACCGTCAGGTTGCGGGGCAACCCCAACACCCTGCGGCTGGCCCGGGCCCGCCGCTGCACCGTCCTCTGCGGGCCCGTGACCACCTCCGTGGTCCTGGAGGGCTGCGCCgactgcctcctggccgtggccTGCCAGCAGCTCCGCGCCCACGACACCCGCGACACCCGCGTGTACCTGCAGGTGACCAGCCGGGCCGTCGTCGAGGACTGCAGCGGGCTGCGCCTGGCCCCCTACGCCTGGACCTACCCGGGCCTGGACGACGACTTCGCCGGCTCCGGCCTCGACAGGGACGCGAACAACTGGACGCAGGTGGACGACTTCAACTGGCTGGTCCAGGGGGAGCCCTCGCCCAACTGGAGCGTCCTGCCCGAAGACGAGAGGATCACCCAGTGGAACTGA